A genome region from Streptomyces antimycoticus includes the following:
- a CDS encoding VWA domain-containing protein — MPAQTTAHVQHQPPALSEAEWAQARWEDDGGPPFEPSLAAQAGQWIRIAAALTGRLPELADRKDVIVTCQHGTRSGAPGAFYPTTAELEIDAALFAPLPPATINPERRGDEERYPAAWGVLVHEAAHAAHSIWTTPPNLRGTALDRAAQLLEESRAEHAHLTRRPADRPFLRSATHALILAEVTAQTPSNRWQAARAAGLILGRRDAGILDPDETEPLEQAVTSILGPDLLDTLTQIWTAAHATADDDAPGMLDHAHAWCQALGTPATGPEPTGGGPLSELAEAIGKVTVRVQANEAAQAAAQARVAAARTARAEAKAAQAAHERQAAKTAERVFAPGARPFTPGKPRKGNTPSPVTGTRLPTASEKAAAGQLAKALRAAAYRERTTTHTASAAPPGRLNMRQALAREAQRAAGATPTATPWTRTLRRPNPTPPLRVGIAVDVSGSMNAAADPIASAAWILTKATALTDPDSRTATVAYDRALTAITAPGRAPAKVTRFEARGLGHRLAEAIDALCAGLALTQPGTGRLLVIASDGYYHPDEAARAAQRITTLKDAGCAVLWLAFAPDPCPLPGATPLELTHPAQAITAIAKAATTALTTTR, encoded by the coding sequence ATGCCCGCGCAGACCACAGCCCACGTACAGCACCAGCCGCCCGCACTGTCTGAGGCCGAATGGGCCCAGGCGAGGTGGGAGGACGACGGCGGCCCGCCGTTCGAACCCAGCCTGGCCGCGCAGGCCGGGCAATGGATCCGGATCGCCGCAGCCCTGACCGGACGGCTCCCCGAACTCGCGGACCGGAAGGACGTGATCGTCACCTGCCAGCACGGCACCCGCTCCGGCGCCCCGGGCGCCTTCTACCCCACCACGGCCGAGCTGGAGATCGACGCCGCACTTTTCGCCCCGCTGCCACCGGCCACCATCAATCCCGAGCGACGCGGTGATGAGGAACGCTACCCGGCCGCTTGGGGAGTCCTGGTCCACGAGGCCGCGCACGCCGCGCACAGTATCTGGACCACCCCGCCCAACCTGCGCGGGACCGCGCTGGACAGGGCGGCACAGCTATTGGAGGAGTCCCGCGCCGAACACGCTCATCTCACCCGCCGCCCCGCCGACCGCCCGTTCCTGCGATCGGCCACCCACGCCCTCATCCTCGCCGAGGTCACCGCGCAGACTCCCAGCAACCGCTGGCAGGCTGCCCGGGCCGCCGGTCTGATCCTCGGCCGCAGGGATGCCGGAATCCTCGACCCGGACGAAACCGAACCCCTTGAACAGGCCGTCACCAGCATCCTTGGTCCCGACCTGCTGGACACCCTCACTCAGATCTGGACGGCGGCCCACGCCACCGCCGACGACGACGCGCCCGGCATGCTGGATCACGCGCATGCCTGGTGCCAAGCCCTGGGCACACCAGCCACCGGACCCGAACCCACCGGCGGCGGACCACTGAGTGAACTCGCCGAGGCCATTGGGAAAGTGACGGTACGGGTGCAGGCGAACGAAGCCGCGCAGGCCGCCGCACAGGCGCGGGTCGCCGCAGCCCGAACCGCGCGGGCCGAGGCGAAAGCCGCGCAGGCCGCCCACGAACGGCAAGCGGCCAAAACGGCGGAACGGGTCTTCGCGCCCGGAGCGCGACCGTTCACACCCGGCAAACCCCGTAAGGGCAACACCCCGTCACCGGTGACCGGCACCCGGCTGCCGACCGCAAGTGAGAAGGCCGCCGCCGGACAGCTCGCCAAGGCTCTGCGGGCCGCCGCCTACCGCGAACGCACCACCACGCACACCGCCTCGGCCGCCCCGCCCGGTCGCCTCAACATGCGCCAGGCTCTCGCCCGGGAGGCCCAGAGGGCGGCCGGAGCCACCCCCACGGCAACACCCTGGACCCGGACCCTGCGCCGCCCCAACCCCACACCGCCACTGCGCGTGGGGATCGCGGTCGACGTGTCCGGATCCATGAACGCCGCAGCAGACCCGATCGCCTCGGCCGCCTGGATCCTGACCAAAGCCACCGCACTGACCGACCCCGACTCACGCACCGCGACCGTGGCCTACGACCGGGCCCTGACCGCCATCACCGCCCCCGGCCGCGCCCCCGCCAAGGTCACCCGCTTCGAGGCCAGGGGGCTCGGGCACCGCCTCGCCGAGGCCATCGACGCCCTGTGCGCCGGGCTCGCCCTCACCCAGCCCGGAACGGGCCGCCTGCTGGTCATCGCCTCCGACGGCTACTACCACCCCGACGAAGCCGCCCGCGCCGCCCAACGCATCACCACCCTGAAGGACGCCGGATGCGCGGTGCTATGGCTCGCCTTCGCCCCCGATCCGTGCCCGCTGCCGGGCGCCACGCCGCTGGAACTGACCCACCCCGCCCAGGCCATCACCGCGATCGCCAAAGCCGCGACCACCGCCCTCACCACCACCCGATAG